The Syngnathus typhle isolate RoL2023-S1 ecotype Sweden linkage group LG16, RoL_Styp_1.0, whole genome shotgun sequence genome includes a region encoding these proteins:
- the senp2 gene encoding sentrin-specific protease 2 produces the protein MYEWIFDGISSLFEPTTGKNHQANNGELLTSTLARRRENHGKPVKRSYQSVDAADSVGQSEPVSAKRCRRDVVISFIKNTVAGVASLLRLRKPCPIKHEQYPDTYLKSVALGIDELGTPWVTSPDWRMDKPGIGMNDRAGARPSQSSLPPLRRKFSGTTVSSEMRGSLQLLPSRPSVSVGMPNANQTSCNGFGHNRCYKPSLTVEETIKQNDKEHYRRLLEMVTEKYSKSQPLPFNQTKPKAVMLSHGEHAVTGKPFESASKKMPYSPCPGALPRRIAPVNKSRWGALPLSNSDDRQHMKCSKKPFSDWDLSTEVATRLNLVDRVPPAVSPADSHTLSTHVRHTDDDIPRLTKEMAAEVCGALAQSDPNLVLSAAFKLRITQRDLATLQEGGWLNDEVINFYLSLVMEESSNSAAGPRVYSFSTFFYPKLRGSPGGLAGGHAAVKRWTKAVDIFLYDLLLVPLHMGVHWALAVIDLKAKTVKSYDSMGQRHDAVCGLLLLYLKEEHRAKKGRDLDTTKWTVSCMRPTEIPQQRNGSDCGVFACKYAQYIAKGKPLTFRQWHMPLFRKLMIWEIVHQKLL, from the exons ATGTATGAATGGATATTTGACGGAATCTCGTCGTTGTTTGAGCCCACCACGGGTAAAAACCACCAAGCTAATAACGGGGAGCTGCTGACAAGCACGTTAGCACGGCGCCGAGAGAACCACGGTAAACCGGTCAAGAGGAGCTACCAGAG TGTTGATGCAGCAGACAGTGTTGGCCAGAGCGAGCCGGTTTCAGCAAAAAGGTGTAGACGAG ATGTGGTGATAAGTTTCATCAAGAACACCGTGGCCGGGGTTGCAAGCCTGCTTCGGTTGCGGAAACCATGCCCCATTAAACATGAACAGTATCCGGACACTTATTTAAAG TCTGTCGCTCTTGGAATCGATGAGCTGGGCACTCCATGGGTGACAAGCCCTGACTGGAGAATGG ATAAACCAGGGATTGGAATGAATGATAGGGCTGGAGCCAGGCCCTCCCAGAGCTCCTTGCCACCATTAAGGAGGAAATTCAG TGGAACCACTGTGTCTTCTGAGATGAGGGGCTCCCTTCAGCTGCTGCCTTCACGGCCCTCTGTGAGTGTGGGAATGCCCAACGCCAACCAGACTAGTTGCAATGGCTTTGGACACAATCGCTGCTACAAACCCAGTCTTACCGTGGAAGAG ACCATCAAGCAGAATGACAAAGAGCACTACAGACGCCTGCTGGAGATGGTGACAGAAAAATACAGCAAAAGCCAGCCGCTACCTTTCAatcaaacaaaaccaaaagc CGTGATGCTCTCCCACGGTGAACATGCAGTAACAGGAAAGCCTTTCGAGTCGGCTTCCAAAAAGATGCCATATTCCC CTTGCCCCGGCGCGCTACCTCGGAGAATTGCTCCTGTAAATAAGAGCAG ATGGGGTGCCCTGCCTCTCAGCAACTCGGATGACAGACAGCATATGAAATGTTCAAAG aaaccaTTTTCCGATTGGGACCTCTCCACAGAAGTTGCCACTCGCCTCAACCTTGTGGACCGAGTGCCGCCCGCCGTCAGCCCGGCGGACTCGCACACACTCTCCACGCATGTCCGACACACCGACGACGATATACCACGACTCACCAAG GAGATGGCGGCCGAGGTGTGCGGCGCTCTGGCCCAGAGTGACCCCAACTTGGTTTTGAGTGCTGCTTTCAAGCTGCGCATCACGCAGAGAGACCTGGCCACTCTTCAGGAAGGCGGCTGGCTCAACGACGAG GTGATCAACTTCTACCTTTCCTTGGTCATGGAGGAGAGTTCCAACTCTGCCGCGGGACCACGGGTGTACTCGTTCAGCACCTTCTTCTACCCGAAGCTCCGCGGCAGTCCGGGCGGGCTGGCCGGTGGTCACGCCGCCGTGAAGCGCTGGACCAAAGCCGTGGACATCTTCCTCTATGACCTGCTACTGGTCCCGCTGCACATGGGCGTCCACTGGGCCTTAGCT GTGATAGACTTGAAAGCAAAGACGGTGAAATCGTACGACTCGATGGGCCAAAGACATGATGCTGTCTGCGGTCTACTGCT CCTCTACTTGAAGGAGGAGCACAGAGCAAAGAAGGGCAGAGATCTGGACACCACCAAATGGACCGTCAGTTGCATGCGGCCCACT GAGATTCCCCAGCAGAGGAATGGCAGCGATTGCggtgtgtttgcgtgcaaaTACGCTCAATATATCGCTAAAGGAAAGCCGCTCACCTTTAGACAG TGGCACATGCCTCTTTTCCGGAAGCTGATGATTTGGGAAATTGTGCATCAGAAACTCCTATAG